The Natribaculum luteum genome contains the following window.
GACCGGCACCCTCGTAGCCGTGGATCGTCGTCGCAAAGGCGATCCGGTCGGCCGCGAGCAGCGACTCGAGGCGTCGGACGGGGAGCGCGGCGGCCTCGTCGACGACGACGAGGTCGGCCGACGCCGCTTTCTCGACGGCCGCTGCCGGTTCGACGAAACGAATGCACCCATCGTCGGACTCGAGAACGTGATCGGCTGGCTCGTCTGTCGACATCTCGAGCGTCTCGAGGAGTTCTCGCGCCCGGGCGAACACCTCAGCCGCGTTCCGGAACGCGGGTGCCGTCACGAGGACGTCCTCGCCGCTGGCGGCGAAACAGCCGGCGGCCAGCCCGATCGCGCTCGACTTCCCGCGGCCGCGGTCGGCCTCGAGAACGACCACCCGGTCGGCGTCGGCGAGCGACTCGAGCGCCGAGAGCGCGTCGACCTGATCGGCGGTGTAACAGGCGTCGTAGGCTGCTGCCGGGAACCGCCGATCGGCGGGACGCTCGATCGGCGACCCGGCGAGTCGCGGTGCGGGATCGGTCAGTCCGTCTCGTTCGAGGCGGCCGGCGTCGACGTCGACGATGGCGATTCCCCGGTGTGCGCGAAGCGTCTCGACCAGCCGCCGACGGAAGTTCCCGGTTACGTCCGCGAGGTCGAACGGCGGGACGGCGAGCGTCTCGTCGAACGCGTCGCGACGGTCGGGCCACGCCTCGAGCGGCGGGGCGAGCACCACGAGGAGGCCACCGCCGTCGACGACGCCGGTCACCTGGCCGAGCGCGTTCGGGCGACACGCCTCGTGTCCGTCGACGATCACGACCTCGCGGGTCGTCCCGAGGAGTCGGTCGGCGTTCCGTCCCGGGACGTGTTCGCATCGAAGGCGATCCTCGGGGCCGACGAGCGTCGTGTCGGTGATCCCGACCTCGAGAGCGTCGAGGATCCGCTCTACGTGCTCGTACCCCTGTTCTCGGTCGCCCGCGAGAACGAGCAGCCGTCGCTCGTCGACGCGCGTCGCCTCCCGGCGGAGATCGGTTGCCACCTCGACGACGTCCATGGATGGATGTTCTCTCCCCGACGGTAAGATCCCCCCGAATCGACGGCCACCTCGCGTCGACGCCTCGGATTTTTATACGATGCCGGGCCCAGACGGGCCATGGCGAACGTGTTGCGGTACGTCTCGATGCTCGAGCGACTCGAGGGAAAGCTCGACCGCCTCTCCGATGGGTTCGACCTGCTCAGGGAGAGCCTCGCGGTGCTCGGCGAGAACCCGTGGCTGCTCGCGTATCCGCTGGCTGGCGGGGTCGTGAGTCTGGTGCTCTTCGGTACCGCCCTGGCGACACTCTACGCCGTGTGGCCGATCAGCTGGCTCGTCGTGCCGGTCGTCCTCCTCGGCACCTACGTCGCGATCGCGTACGTGCTGGTACTGTTCGTCGCCGCGCTCGTTCACGAGACCTACGACTACCATCGGGGAGTCGAGACGAGTCTTCGGACCGGGTTGTCAGCCGCGGCCGACAACTGGCGGACGCTGTTTCTCTGGTCGCTCGTCACGTCGACGATCGGGGTCGTCTTCGGCAACCTCGCGGACAAGCAGGGTGGCGTCGGCGGGCGCATCGTCGGCGAAGCGGTCGAACTGGGCTGGTCCGCGGCGACGTTTCTGATCGTCCCCGCGGTCCTCTTCGACGACGCGACCTGGCGGTCGATGTTCCAGACGTCGGCCGGACACCTTGGCAACTCGTGGGGTGCAGTCGTCGGTGCGTTGCTCGGACTCCGACTGACGAGCTGGGCGCTCGCCACCGTCGGCTCGGTGATCACGGGCGCGATGGTCGCTGCCGGGTTCTGGCTGCCGCTGTACGCGCTGGTCGGCGGCACGTTCTTTCTCGGTGCGGCACTGTCGAACGCGACGCTCCAGGGCGTCACGAAGGCGACCGTCTACCACCGGGTCACTGCCAGCGAACGCGACGACGAGCGCGAAATCGTCGAAAACAGCCCGGAGGAGGCAGTTCGCGCCCCTCTCTGATCACCGACGTCGGTCGCCAGTGCTCGACGTGGCCGAGTTCGGTCCGAATGCGGACCGTTGGCACTCTCTCGAGCATTTGGACACGCTTTTAAGGTGGCGAACGTTACGGAGTCGTACACCCTACGCGGGGTTGATGATGCTCCTAGCCCTACAGGACCTCCGCCGGACCACTCCGGCCCGGGGTCACACTGCAGCCCCGGTCGGGCAGGGGAGCGCGAGCCTGCGCGTAGGAGAGGTGAACAACCAATGTCAGTATACGTAAACTTCGAAGTCCCAGCCGACC
Protein-coding sequences here:
- a CDS encoding DUF6159 family protein, giving the protein MANVLRYVSMLERLEGKLDRLSDGFDLLRESLAVLGENPWLLAYPLAGGVVSLVLFGTALATLYAVWPISWLVVPVVLLGTYVAIAYVLVLFVAALVHETYDYHRGVETSLRTGLSAAADNWRTLFLWSLVTSTIGVVFGNLADKQGGVGGRIVGEAVELGWSAATFLIVPAVLFDDATWRSMFQTSAGHLGNSWGAVVGALLGLRLTSWALATVGSVITGAMVAAGFWLPLYALVGGTFFLGAALSNATLQGVTKATVYHRVTASERDDEREIVENSPEEAVRAPL